From Enhydrobacter sp., the proteins below share one genomic window:
- a CDS encoding cytochrome P450: MNDMTPPLPDGGPLAFNPLDPDFIADPYPFYHRLRETAPVYRTPMGFWLLTRYEDVAFALRDKRFGKDFAGNLERRYGRNVMDEPAVANLARTMLVLDPPDHTRLRGLVTKAFTARRVADMRPRVRALVDEQLDRVADRGSMDVMRDLAHRLPVIVICDMLGIPEDHRAPFLAASNVNGRILEPIPMTREEMAQANAQAMAGNMYFDQLCELRRRDPQDDLTTELVKAEEAGDRLSTEELRANMALLFGAGHETTTNLIGNGLLALHRNPDQWQRLKDDPSLIANAIEELLRYDSSVQLTGRVTMAEVEVGGVRLAAGESVIMLLGAANRDPAQYAEPDELDVGRQNVRPMSFGGGIHHCLGAQLARLEAELVFTALVERLPGIELPAKDNPEWKRSFTLRGLSKLPAVWH, translated from the coding sequence ATGAACGACATGACTCCGCCGCTTCCGGATGGCGGCCCGCTGGCCTTCAATCCGCTCGATCCGGATTTCATCGCCGATCCTTATCCGTTCTATCACCGACTGCGGGAAACCGCGCCCGTGTACAGGACGCCGATGGGCTTCTGGCTGCTGACGCGCTACGAGGACGTGGCGTTCGCGTTGCGCGACAAGCGCTTTGGCAAGGATTTCGCGGGCAATCTGGAGCGTCGCTACGGCCGCAACGTCATGGACGAGCCTGCGGTCGCCAACCTCGCCCGGACCATGCTGGTGCTCGATCCGCCCGATCACACGCGGTTGCGCGGGCTCGTGACCAAGGCCTTCACCGCCCGCCGCGTGGCCGACATGCGCCCGCGCGTGCGCGCATTGGTCGACGAGCAGCTCGATCGGGTGGCGGACCGGGGCAGCATGGACGTGATGCGCGATCTGGCGCACCGCCTGCCGGTCATCGTGATCTGCGACATGCTGGGCATTCCCGAGGACCATCGTGCGCCATTCCTGGCGGCGAGCAATGTCAACGGCCGCATCCTCGAGCCGATCCCGATGACCAGGGAGGAGATGGCGCAGGCCAATGCGCAGGCGATGGCGGGCAACATGTATTTCGACCAGCTCTGCGAACTGCGCCGCCGCGACCCGCAGGACGACCTGACCACCGAGCTCGTCAAGGCGGAGGAGGCGGGCGATCGGCTCAGCACCGAGGAACTGCGTGCGAACATGGCCCTGCTGTTCGGCGCCGGCCACGAGACGACGACGAACCTCATCGGCAACGGGCTGCTCGCACTGCACCGCAATCCCGACCAGTGGCAGCGGCTGAAGGACGATCCGTCGCTGATCGCCAACGCGATCGAGGAATTGCTGCGCTACGATTCCTCGGTCCAGCTGACCGGGCGGGTGACGATGGCGGAGGTCGAGGTCGGCGGCGTCAGGCTGGCGGCCGGCGAGAGCGTCATCATGCTCCTGGGCGCGGCCAATCGCGATCCCGCGCAGTATGCCGAACCCGACGAGCTCGACGTCGGCCGGCAGAACGTCCGGCCGATGTCGTTCGGCGGCGGCATTCATCATTGTCTGGGCGCGCAGCTCGCGCGCCTCGAGGCGGAGCTGGTGTTCACCGCGCTGGTCGAGCGGCTCCCGGGCATCGAACTGCCGGCAAAGGACAATCCCGAGTGGAAGCGCAGCTTCACCTTGCGGGGCCTCTCCAAACTCCCGGCGGTCTGGCACTAG
- a CDS encoding long-chain fatty acid--CoA ligase gives MFSLTQGLRRAVQTKPGRTATAFAGRHRTWAQCAERVSRVAGALSTLHIGRGDRVAILALNSDRYFELMYALPWVGAVMVPLNTRLAAPEIEYILADSGAVALFVDGAMAHHLTALEGKTPGVRETIWLDDIASPDGILHYEDLAAHDPVEDVEAANDDLAGLFYTGGTTGRSKGVMLTHTNLVVNALNAVAGIGFDTDTTYIHSGPMFHLADGASTFGVTMAGGRHAFVPRFDPVEVLRTIEAEKVTHAQFVPTMVNMLVNHPRFTESDISSLSFILYGASPMPEGVLRTAMQVMPRVRFMHAYGMTEAAPIVTLLDPRYTTLDGPYAGRLKSCGQAAPVCEVRVVDADRREVPAGTTGEVAIRGANIMKGYWNKPAETAAVLQDGWYYSGDGAYMDGEGFLFIVDRLKDMIISGGENVYSAEVENAISLLAGVAEVAVIGVPDERWGERVHAIVVPKPGATLTADDVVAHSRTQIAGYKCPRSVEFRDAPLPLSGAGKVLKRELREPYWKGYGKAVN, from the coding sequence ATGTTTTCGTTGACTCAAGGTCTGAGGCGAGCCGTTCAGACGAAACCCGGCCGCACGGCCACGGCCTTCGCCGGCCGGCACCGCACCTGGGCGCAATGCGCCGAGCGCGTCAGCCGGGTCGCCGGCGCCTTGTCGACGCTGCATATCGGCCGAGGCGATCGCGTCGCCATCCTGGCTCTCAACAGCGACCGCTACTTCGAACTGATGTACGCCCTGCCGTGGGTCGGCGCCGTGATGGTACCGCTCAACACGCGGCTGGCCGCGCCGGAGATCGAGTACATCCTGGCGGATTCGGGGGCGGTCGCCTTGTTCGTCGATGGCGCGATGGCCCATCACCTGACCGCGCTCGAGGGAAAGACGCCCGGCGTACGCGAAACCATCTGGCTCGACGACATCGCCTCGCCCGACGGCATCCTGCATTACGAGGATCTCGCCGCGCACGACCCGGTCGAGGATGTCGAGGCCGCCAACGACGATCTCGCCGGTCTCTTCTATACCGGCGGCACCACCGGACGGTCGAAGGGCGTCATGCTGACCCACACCAATCTCGTGGTGAACGCGTTGAACGCGGTCGCCGGCATCGGCTTCGACACGGACACCACCTACATCCACTCCGGCCCCATGTTCCACCTCGCCGACGGCGCCTCGACATTCGGCGTGACGATGGCGGGCGGACGCCATGCCTTCGTGCCGAGATTCGACCCCGTCGAGGTGCTGCGGACGATCGAAGCGGAGAAAGTGACCCACGCACAGTTCGTTCCGACGATGGTCAACATGCTGGTCAACCATCCGCGCTTCACCGAGTCGGACATCTCCTCGCTGTCCTTCATCCTCTACGGCGCATCGCCGATGCCTGAGGGCGTGCTGCGCACGGCGATGCAGGTGATGCCGCGTGTCCGCTTCATGCACGCCTATGGCATGACCGAGGCGGCGCCCATCGTGACCCTGCTCGACCCGCGTTACACGACTCTCGACGGCCCCTACGCAGGCCGCCTCAAGTCCTGCGGCCAGGCGGCTCCCGTCTGCGAAGTGCGCGTGGTCGACGCCGACCGCCGGGAGGTCCCGGCCGGCACGACGGGCGAGGTCGCCATCCGCGGCGCCAACATCATGAAGGGCTACTGGAACAAGCCCGCCGAGACCGCCGCCGTCCTGCAGGACGGCTGGTACTACTCGGGCGATGGCGCCTACATGGACGGGGAAGGTTTTCTCTTCATCGTCGACCGCCTCAAGGACATGATCATCTCCGGCGGCGAGAACGTCTATTCCGCCGAAGTCGAGAACGCCATCTCCCTGCTGGCCGGCGTCGCGGAAGTCGCGGTGATCGGCGTCCCCGACGAGCGCTGGGGCGAGCGTGTGCATGCCATCGTCGTCCCCAAGCCGGGGGCCACCCTCACCGCGGACGACGTGGTCGCCCATTCCCGCACCCAGATCGCGGGCTACAAGTGCCCGCGCAGCGTCGAGTTCCGCGACGCGCCGCTCCCGCTCTCCGGTGCTGGCAAGGTGCTGAAGCGCGAACTTCGCGAGCCCTACTGGAAAGGCTACGGCAAGGCCGTCAACTGA
- a CDS encoding long-chain fatty acid--CoA ligase, giving the protein MPGIPPYYDWIAHHAGRRPGQLAIHDLHTRRRLTYADVDRRTSRLAAALTERGIGRGDRVALLAPNCAEYFELQFACGRLGAIMLPLNWRLTVPELEYILGDSSPKLLLHDASFAAQANALSENRLEIDHELPDSAYERALAEAGTPPAALPLTHDDIAMVMYTSGTTGHPKGAIITHGMNFWNAVNLGIPALISPRTVQLVVLPLFHTGGLNCYANPVLHAGGTILIMRTFDPGQALDCISDRSLGITHFFGVPAPYQFMMQHPKFQGADLSRLQIAGVGGAPCALAILEGWSARGVPLVQGWGMTETSPAGTMLDAADAIRKVGSAGKAMMHTAIRVVDDRGHDVPQGGIGELLIKGPNITPGYWNKPEATAAAFTDGWLHTGDAARLDDEGFVYIVDRWKDMYISGGENVYPAEVENVLFQLPQVADAAIIGVPNERWGEVGMAIVVRKPDGRLEEADVIRHCLGRLAKFKVPQSVAFVDALPRNATGKVLKRELRQHYVGAGKPAIT; this is encoded by the coding sequence ATGCCCGGCATTCCTCCCTACTACGACTGGATCGCCCATCACGCCGGCCGGCGCCCCGGCCAGCTCGCCATCCACGACCTGCACACCCGCCGGCGGCTCACCTATGCCGACGTCGATCGCCGCACGAGCCGGCTCGCCGCCGCGCTCACCGAGCGCGGCATTGGCCGCGGCGACAGGGTCGCGCTGCTCGCCCCCAACTGCGCGGAGTACTTCGAGCTGCAGTTCGCCTGCGGCCGGCTCGGTGCGATCATGCTGCCGCTCAACTGGCGGCTCACCGTGCCGGAGCTGGAATACATCCTGGGTGATTCAAGTCCGAAGCTGCTGCTGCACGATGCGAGTTTCGCCGCCCAGGCCAACGCCCTCTCGGAAAACCGGCTGGAGATCGACCACGAGCTGCCCGACAGCGCCTACGAGCGCGCCCTCGCCGAGGCCGGAACTCCTCCGGCGGCACTCCCGCTGACTCACGACGACATCGCCATGGTGATGTACACGTCGGGCACCACGGGGCATCCCAAGGGCGCCATCATCACGCACGGCATGAACTTCTGGAACGCCGTCAATCTCGGCATTCCGGCGCTCATTTCCCCGCGCACCGTCCAGTTGGTCGTGCTGCCGCTGTTCCATACCGGCGGCCTCAATTGCTACGCCAACCCGGTCCTGCACGCGGGCGGGACGATCCTGATCATGCGCACCTTCGATCCGGGTCAGGCGCTCGATTGCATCTCCGACCGGTCGCTGGGCATCACCCACTTCTTCGGCGTGCCGGCGCCCTATCAGTTCATGATGCAGCACCCGAAGTTCCAGGGCGCCGACCTGTCGCGACTGCAGATCGCCGGCGTCGGCGGCGCCCCTTGCGCGCTGGCGATCCTCGAAGGCTGGAGCGCGCGGGGCGTGCCGCTGGTGCAAGGCTGGGGTATGACCGAAACCAGTCCCGCGGGCACGATGCTCGACGCGGCCGACGCCATCCGCAAGGTCGGGTCGGCCGGCAAGGCGATGATGCACACGGCAATCCGCGTCGTCGACGACCGGGGGCACGACGTACCCCAAGGGGGCATCGGCGAGCTGCTGATCAAGGGCCCCAACATCACCCCCGGTTATTGGAACAAGCCCGAGGCGACGGCTGCCGCCTTCACCGACGGCTGGCTGCACACGGGCGACGCGGCGCGCCTCGACGACGAGGGTTTCGTCTACATCGTCGATCGCTGGAAGGACATGTACATCTCGGGCGGCGAGAACGTCTATCCCGCCGAGGTCGAGAACGTCCTGTTTCAACTGCCGCAGGTCGCCGACGCGGCGATCATCGGCGTGCCCAACGAGCGCTGGGGCGAAGTCGGCATGGCGATCGTCGTGCGCAAACCCGACGGCCGCCTCGAGGAGGCCGACGTGATCCGGCATTGCCTCGGCAGACTGGCGAAGTTCAAGGTGCCGCAATCCGTCGCCTTCGTCGACGCGTTGCCCCGCAATGCCACCGGCAAGGTCCTGAAGCGCGAGCTGAGGCAGCACTACGTCGGCGCCGGCAAACCGGCGATCACCTGA
- a CDS encoding glutathione S-transferase family protein has translation MLTIYGVHRSRASRNIWLAHELGIPFKQVPVIQHYRVKEPAPPGTIHTRSPEFLKVNPNGHIPSVDDEGVILHESLAINLYLAKKHGGPLAPANVLEDGQMTMWALWAATEVESPALSLLQNGVTETAMAALRGPFSVLDAALASGFLVGSRFTVADINTAEIVRYAQGATALFDAAPRVKSWLAACHARPAFRRMWEARDKEPA, from the coding sequence ATGCTGACCATCTACGGCGTCCATCGTTCCCGCGCGTCGCGCAATATCTGGCTGGCCCACGAGTTGGGCATTCCCTTCAAGCAGGTGCCGGTGATCCAGCACTACCGCGTCAAGGAGCCCGCTCCGCCCGGCACGATCCACACCCGGTCGCCGGAGTTCCTGAAGGTAAACCCGAACGGCCACATCCCGTCGGTCGACGACGAGGGCGTGATTCTGCACGAGTCGCTGGCCATCAACCTCTACCTCGCCAAGAAGCATGGCGGGCCGCTGGCGCCGGCGAACGTCCTCGAAGACGGCCAAATGACGATGTGGGCGCTTTGGGCGGCCACGGAGGTCGAAAGCCCGGCGCTCTCGCTGTTGCAGAACGGTGTCACCGAGACGGCGATGGCGGCCCTGCGCGGGCCCTTCTCGGTCCTCGACGCGGCCCTCGCCTCCGGCTTCCTGGTCGGCAGCCGCTTCACGGTGGCCGATATCAACACCGCCGAAATCGTGCGCTACGCCCAGGGCGCGACGGCGTTGTTCGATGCCGCACCGAGGGTCAAGAGCTGGCTGGCCGCTTGCCATGCCCGCCCGGCATTCAGGAGAATGTGGGAGGCACGCGACAAGGAGCCTGCCTAG
- a CDS encoding isocitrate lyase/PEP mutase family protein, with translation MNAPDRLRALLAEPGLIVMPAVWDGISAKLAASAGFKTAFLSGSCVAASRLGGPDLDLVSFGEMFDSFNMVHAAAPQTLVLADGDHGYGNAMNVQRTVRAYGRAGAAAVLIEDKITPRALTAAGKPCLPREEARMKIRAAVQAARESGILVLARTDCRPTQGIDEAVARIEMYVEEGADILFLDSPADEGEVQRAIKAAKGKPSFAVLSPGAPRATPSQKEAAALGFKIGTYPTGMLSPAIAGMKAGLAALAAGEAETKSALPPAELRTTLGYPDYDAQAKPFIIAS, from the coding sequence ATGAACGCGCCTGATCGTTTGCGTGCCCTGCTGGCCGAGCCCGGCCTGATCGTGATGCCGGCCGTGTGGGACGGCATCAGCGCCAAGCTCGCGGCATCGGCGGGTTTCAAGACGGCCTTCCTGTCCGGCTCCTGCGTCGCGGCGAGTCGTCTCGGCGGACCCGACCTCGACCTCGTGTCGTTTGGCGAGATGTTCGATTCCTTCAATATGGTGCACGCCGCCGCGCCGCAAACGCTCGTCCTCGCGGACGGCGATCACGGCTACGGCAACGCCATGAACGTCCAGCGCACGGTGCGAGCCTATGGCCGCGCCGGCGCCGCCGCCGTCCTGATCGAGGACAAGATCACGCCGCGCGCGCTCACCGCCGCCGGCAAGCCATGCCTGCCGCGCGAGGAGGCGCGCATGAAGATCCGCGCCGCCGTCCAGGCCGCCCGGGAGTCGGGCATCCTCGTGCTGGCGCGCACCGATTGCCGGCCGACACAGGGCATCGACGAGGCGGTCGCGCGTATCGAGATGTATGTCGAGGAGGGTGCCGACATCCTGTTCCTCGATTCGCCCGCCGATGAGGGCGAGGTCCAGCGCGCCATCAAGGCGGCGAAGGGCAAGCCTTCGTTCGCCGTGCTGTCGCCGGGCGCGCCGCGCGCGACGCCCTCGCAGAAGGAAGCCGCCGCGTTGGGCTTCAAGATCGGCACCTACCCGACGGGAATGCTGTCGCCCGCCATCGCGGGCATGAAGGCCGGATTGGCCGCCCTGGCAGCGGGTGAGGCGGAGACGAAGAGCGCTCTGCCGCCGGCGGAACTGCGAACGACGCTCGGCTATCCCGACTACGACGCGCAGGCCAAGCCGTTCATCATCGCAAGCTGA
- a CDS encoding GNAT family N-acetyltransferase: MTRPPSAFAGAVPRKVIELDDLAVRAGWRSRGVGHLLLEVSVHGFNRDARRFYEKFGFAASIDRLMLAA, encoded by the coding sequence TTGACCCGCCCGCCGTCGGCATTTGCCGGCGCCGTTCCGCGCAAGGTCATCGAGCTCGACGATCTGGCGGTCCGCGCCGGCTGGCGCAGCCGCGGCGTCGGCCATCTCCTGTTGGAGGTGTCGGTGCATGGCTTCAATCGCGATGCGCGGCGGTTCTACGAGAAATTCGGTTTCGCAGCCTCGATAGACCGTCTCATGCTGGCCGCGTGA
- a CDS encoding GNAT family N-acetyltransferase gives MSTSDEDVEAAAPVPIRVRLAGPRDCEDLCVLLANPDHAREQVMAWLESPDTTLLVAQSEIGILGVAVLLTRIVPLDGGGAHKVVEVDNLMVREDLRGRRIGRRLLAAAVEWSRQRRATHVEAVVGEVNRDAKRFYESFGFAAASDRLVLAA, from the coding sequence ATGTCGACCAGCGATGAGGATGTAGAAGCTGCCGCACCGGTGCCGATCCGCGTGCGCCTCGCGGGTCCGCGCGATTGCGAGGACCTCTGCGTGTTGCTGGCCAATCCGGACCATGCCCGTGAGCAGGTCATGGCGTGGCTGGAGAGCCCCGACACGACCTTGCTGGTGGCGCAAAGCGAGATCGGCATCCTGGGCGTGGCCGTGCTGCTGACCCGCATCGTGCCGCTGGATGGCGGCGGAGCGCACAAGGTGGTCGAGGTCGACAACCTCATGGTGCGCGAAGATCTGCGCGGCCGGCGCATCGGCCGGCGCCTGCTCGCCGCGGCCGTCGAATGGTCGCGCCAGCGGCGTGCCACCCACGTCGAGGCGGTGGTGGGCGAGGTCAACCGCGACGCCAAGCGCTTCTACGAAAGCTTCGGCTTCGCGGCGGCGAGCGATCGCCTGGTGCTGGCGGCGTGA
- a CDS encoding VOC family protein: MRDLDAETATYRDLYRAEVSPTERIERYGCSSAFVDLGYTRLRLLQPDQDSRLVGLVAAHEWAGAVHHVCHKVADVVVVRDQLLDEGYRPLSGDEIKQTTDGKRVVFMRPADGNGPLLKLEEW; this comes from the coding sequence GTGCGGGATCTCGACGCGGAGACCGCGACATATCGTGATCTCTACCGGGCGGAGGTCTCGCCGACGGAACGCATCGAGCGATACGGGTGTTCATCCGCCTTCGTCGATCTCGGCTATACGCGGCTACGGCTGTTGCAGCCGGATCAGGACTCGCGGTTGGTTGGCCTAGTCGCGGCGCACGAATGGGCAGGCGCCGTGCACCACGTCTGCCACAAGGTCGCTGACGTGGTAGTCGTGCGCGATCAGCTTCTGGATGAAGGTTATCGACCGCTGAGCGGCGACGAGATCAAGCAGACCACCGATGGCAAGCGTGTGGTGTTCATGCGCCCGGCCGACGGCAACGGGCCGCTGCTCAAGCTGGAGGAGTGGTAG
- a CDS encoding dihydrodipicolinate synthase family protein, producing MAAARIKGVLSPVVTPFKRDLSPDVGRFIAHCRWLLSQDCGLAVFGTNSEANSMSADERMGLLEAAVSAGVPTDRMMPGTGACSITEAAKVSAHATKLGVGGVLMLPPFYYKGVPEDGLFRFFSEVVQRVGDDRLRVYLYHIPPVSAVPITHKLVERLMKAYPKQIAGMKDSSDDWPHTKSMIDAFAKDGFDVFSGNEKPLIDNVKSGGAGCISATANINPGKIAETYRKYATPEGDKLQAWINEVRGVMQGYVMIPALKYCIAHYGSDAAWTPVRPPLVETDEKAGKDMIAKLDKLGFTMPGLKQAMAVAAE from the coding sequence ATGGCCGCTGCGCGGATCAAAGGCGTTCTTTCGCCGGTCGTCACCCCCTTCAAGCGCGACCTCTCCCCCGACGTCGGCCGGTTCATCGCGCATTGCAGGTGGCTGCTGAGCCAGGATTGCGGCCTGGCCGTGTTCGGCACCAACTCCGAAGCCAATTCGATGTCGGCCGACGAGCGCATGGGGCTTCTGGAGGCCGCGGTCTCCGCGGGCGTGCCGACCGATCGCATGATGCCGGGCACCGGTGCCTGCTCGATCACCGAGGCGGCCAAGGTCAGCGCCCATGCGACCAAGCTCGGCGTCGGTGGCGTGCTGATGTTGCCGCCCTTCTACTACAAGGGCGTGCCGGAGGACGGATTGTTCCGCTTCTTCTCGGAAGTCGTGCAGAGGGTCGGCGACGACCGCTTGCGCGTCTACCTCTATCACATCCCGCCGGTGTCGGCCGTGCCGATCACCCACAAGCTGGTCGAGCGGCTGATGAAGGCCTACCCGAAGCAGATCGCCGGCATGAAGGATTCGTCCGACGACTGGCCGCATACCAAGAGCATGATCGATGCTTTCGCCAAGGACGGCTTCGACGTCTTCTCGGGCAACGAGAAGCCGCTGATCGACAACGTGAAGTCGGGCGGTGCGGGCTGCATCAGCGCCACCGCCAACATCAATCCCGGCAAGATCGCCGAGACCTACAGGAAGTACGCCACGCCGGAAGGTGACAAGCTGCAGGCCTGGATCAACGAGGTGCGCGGTGTCATGCAGGGTTACGTCATGATCCCGGCGCTGAAATATTGCATCGCCCACTACGGTTCGGACGCGGCCTGGACGCCGGTCCGTCCGCCGCTGGTCGAGACCGACGAGAAGGCCGGCAAGGACATGATCGCCAAGCTCGACAAGCTCGGCTTCACCATGCCCGGTCTCAAGCAGGCGATGGCGGTGGCGGCGGAGTAG
- a CDS encoding fumarylacetoacetate hydrolase family protein — protein sequence MILFLPKQVAFCATKRRGRPVAAEILPEDGYAGTLVGRATTAAGPSVISVRKDGVFDITAAAPTVSDLCNAEDPVALARTAGMRLGSLEETIPALLAPIDLQAIKAAGVTFAVSLLERLIEEHAKGDPARAERVRGELNGIIGADVSTIKPGSPEAEALKKTLMARGAWSPYLEVGIGPYAEIFTKAPPMAAVGYGAEIGIRTDSDWNNPEPEVTLVVSARGRIVGATLGNDVNLRDMEGRSALLLGIAKDNNASCAVGPFVRLFDDTFSLDDVRKAKVELEVTGPDQFRLRGASDLSKISRDPTDLVAQAMGSHHSYPDGMVLMTGTLFAPTEARKPGGLGFTHVVGDTVSIRSPKLGTLTNRVNHCDRIPPWTFGTSALMRNLAARGLLK from the coding sequence ATGATTTTATTTCTCCCGAAACAAGTCGCCTTTTGTGCAACGAAGCGCCGGGGACGTCCAGTGGCAGCAGAAATACTTCCTGAAGACGGCTATGCGGGCACGCTGGTCGGCCGCGCGACAACGGCGGCCGGGCCAAGTGTCATCTCGGTCCGGAAGGACGGCGTCTTCGACATCACGGCTGCAGCGCCCACCGTGTCCGACCTGTGCAACGCCGAAGATCCCGTGGCGCTTGCGCGTACCGCCGGCATGCGGCTCGGTTCGCTCGAGGAGACGATCCCGGCCCTGCTCGCCCCCATCGACCTTCAGGCGATCAAGGCCGCGGGCGTCACCTTCGCCGTCAGCCTGCTCGAACGGCTGATCGAGGAACATGCGAAGGGCGATCCGGCGCGTGCCGAGCGCGTGCGCGGGGAGCTGAACGGCATCATCGGCGCCGACGTCTCCACCATCAAGCCGGGCTCGCCCGAGGCCGAGGCCCTGAAGAAGACCCTGATGGCGCGCGGCGCGTGGTCGCCCTATCTCGAGGTCGGCATCGGCCCCTACGCCGAGATCTTCACCAAGGCGCCGCCGATGGCCGCCGTCGGCTACGGCGCGGAGATCGGCATCCGCACCGACAGCGACTGGAACAATCCCGAGCCCGAAGTGACGCTGGTGGTGAGCGCACGAGGCAGGATCGTCGGCGCGACGCTCGGCAACGACGTCAACCTGCGCGACATGGAGGGCCGCAGCGCGCTGCTCCTCGGCATCGCCAAGGACAACAATGCCTCCTGCGCCGTCGGACCGTTCGTGCGCCTGTTCGACGATACGTTCTCGCTCGACGACGTCCGCAAGGCCAAGGTCGAGCTCGAGGTGACGGGGCCGGACCAGTTCCGCCTGCGCGGTGCCAGCGACCTGTCGAAGATCAGCCGCGATCCGACCGATCTGGTGGCACAGGCGATGGGCAGCCATCACTCCTATCCAGACGGCATGGTGTTGATGACGGGCACGCTCTTCGCGCCGACCGAGGCGCGCAAGCCGGGCGGGCTGGGCTTCACCCACGTCGTCGGCGACACCGTTTCGATCCGCTCGCCCAAGCTCGGCACGCTGACCAACCGGGTCAATCATTGCGACAGGATCCCGCCGTGGACGTTCGGAACGTCGGCGCTGATGCGGAATTTGGCGGCGCGCGGCCTGCTGAAATGA
- a CDS encoding amidase: MTGDLCRLPASTLREHIAAKKVSPLELTRAVLARAEKLQPVLNCFVTLVPDHALLAASQAEDAVMQGKPLGLLHGIPYAAKDLVNTSGVRTTFGSLLHENNLPKEDAVATARLRAAGAVLFGKTTTPEFGHKALTDAPLFGRTRNAWSANHTSGGSSGGAAVAVAAGIGPIGVATDGGGSTRIPAAANGMVGLKQSNGVIPHSQVADAFGNYTYVTPMTRTVMDTALMLQAMAGPHPSDPWSIGLVPQDYLQAARAEGDLEGKRVLYSLTLGNKRVAREVAAAFEASLVRLRELGAELVELTEPMPEMEPVWKVINHTTWRARFGDMIRRDDNRMSASLVRQVAMAEEWSGADYQKAMFQRTDIFRMVQRWFENFDYLVTPTLSRTALPIDQDLFEPIRIDDVEAGELRRNWFPYTMPFNITGHPALTICCGFDGAGLPIGLQFVGRFRDDASVLRIAALYEASENWLDRWPDL, translated from the coding sequence ATGACCGGCGATCTCTGCCGGTTGCCGGCCTCGACCTTGCGCGAGCATATCGCCGCCAAGAAGGTCTCGCCCCTCGAGTTGACACGGGCGGTGCTGGCGCGCGCCGAGAAGCTGCAGCCCGTCCTGAATTGCTTCGTCACGCTGGTGCCGGACCATGCGCTGCTGGCGGCGAGCCAGGCCGAGGATGCCGTGATGCAGGGCAAGCCGCTCGGCCTGCTGCACGGCATCCCCTATGCCGCCAAGGATCTCGTGAACACGTCGGGCGTGCGCACCACGTTCGGCTCGCTGCTGCACGAGAACAACCTTCCCAAGGAGGACGCGGTCGCCACCGCCCGCCTGCGCGCGGCGGGCGCCGTGCTGTTCGGCAAGACGACGACGCCGGAGTTCGGCCACAAGGCGCTGACCGACGCGCCGTTGTTCGGGCGCACGCGCAATGCCTGGAGCGCGAACCATACGTCGGGCGGCTCGAGCGGCGGCGCGGCGGTCGCGGTCGCCGCCGGCATCGGGCCGATCGGCGTCGCCACCGACGGCGGCGGCTCGACGCGCATCCCCGCCGCGGCCAACGGCATGGTCGGCCTGAAGCAGAGCAACGGCGTGATCCCGCACAGCCAGGTGGCCGACGCCTTCGGCAACTACACCTACGTGACGCCGATGACCCGCACGGTGATGGACACCGCGTTGATGCTGCAGGCCATGGCCGGACCGCATCCCAGCGATCCGTGGTCGATCGGTCTCGTGCCGCAGGACTACCTCCAGGCGGCGCGCGCCGAGGGCGACCTCGAGGGCAAGCGCGTGCTTTACAGCCTGACGCTCGGAAACAAGCGCGTCGCCAGGGAAGTCGCGGCGGCCTTTGAGGCGTCGCTCGTCAGGCTGCGCGAACTCGGCGCCGAGCTGGTCGAGCTCACCGAGCCGATGCCCGAGATGGAGCCGGTGTGGAAGGTCATCAACCACACCACCTGGCGGGCCAGGTTCGGCGACATGATCCGCCGCGACGACAACCGGATGTCGGCCTCGCTGGTGCGGCAGGTCGCGATGGCCGAGGAATGGAGCGGCGCCGACTACCAGAAGGCGATGTTCCAGCGCACCGATATCTTCCGCATGGTGCAGCGCTGGTTCGAGAATTTCGACTACCTGGTGACGCCGACCCTGTCGCGGACCGCCCTGCCGATCGACCAGGATCTCTTCGAGCCGATCCGGATCGACGATGTCGAGGCCGGCGAGCTCAGGCGCAACTGGTTTCCCTACACCATGCCGTTCAACATCACCGGCCACCCGGCGCTCACGATCTGCTGCGGCTTCGACGGCGCGGGCCTGCCGATCGGGCTGCAGTTCGTCGGCCGGTTTCGCGACGATGCCTCGGTTCTGCGCATCGCCGCGCTCTACGAGGCGAGCGAGAACTGGCTCGACCGATGGCCCGACCTCTGA